A window of the Roseovarius sp. S88 genome harbors these coding sequences:
- a CDS encoding glycerophosphodiester phosphodiesterase family protein — translation MIRLHRSFFKAPLAHRALHDVADGRPENSRVAVQAALDHGYGIEIDLQLSRDGEAMVFHDYDLDRLTSKCGLVLEHDAAELSQIPLKGGSDGIPTLSELLTLVAGCAPMLIELKDQHGQMGMTDGRLEKATARALQGYKGAVGLMSFNPEMVALLAELVPDVPRGLVTSPYREKNWPELDEPVRERLRDIPDYDRTGASFISHQADDLLRPRVAELKTKGADVFCWTIRTAQQEALARQVADNVTFEGYLAEIPA, via the coding sequence ATGATCCGGCTGCACCGGTCCTTTTTCAAGGCACCGCTGGCACATCGCGCCTTGCATGATGTGGCTGACGGTCGACCAGAAAACTCGCGTGTCGCTGTTCAGGCTGCGTTGGATCACGGCTATGGGATCGAGATCGACCTGCAGCTGAGCCGTGATGGCGAGGCGATGGTGTTTCACGACTATGATCTGGATCGCCTCACGTCCAAATGCGGTTTGGTTCTGGAGCATGATGCAGCAGAGCTGTCGCAGATCCCGCTGAAAGGCGGATCAGACGGTATCCCGACGCTGTCAGAGTTACTGACACTGGTCGCGGGCTGTGCGCCGATGCTGATTGAACTCAAGGATCAGCATGGCCAGATGGGGATGACCGATGGACGCCTGGAAAAGGCCACCGCCCGTGCGTTGCAGGGGTACAAAGGCGCGGTGGGTCTGATGTCGTTCAATCCCGAGATGGTCGCCCTTTTGGCTGAGCTTGTCCCGGATGTCCCGCGAGGGCTGGTCACAAGCCCTTACAGGGAAAAGAACTGGCCGGAACTTGACGAGCCTGTTCGCGAAAGGCTGCGCGATATCCCCGATTATGACCGCACGGGCGCTAGTTTCATCAGCCATCAGGCGGACGATCTTTTGAGGCCACGCGTGGCCGAATTGAAGACCAAGGGCGCGGACGTTTTTTGCTGGACGATCCGCACAGCGCAGCAAGAAGCCCTTGCGCGCCAAGTTGCCGACAATGTGACCTTTGAAGGCTATCTCGCCGAGATCCCCGCTTGA
- a CDS encoding 4a-hydroxytetrahydrobiopterin dehydratase, which translates to MTEKLSDAERDTELSPLLTNGWVMVDGRDAIHREFQFKNFVDAFGFMTRAALWAEKWNHHPEWFNVYKTVQVTLSTHDVGGLSALDIKLARKMNDLAQG; encoded by the coding sequence ATGACCGAGAAGCTGAGCGATGCAGAGCGTGACACGGAGCTATCGCCACTATTAACCAATGGCTGGGTTATGGTGGACGGGCGCGATGCGATCCACCGCGAGTTTCAGTTCAAGAACTTCGTGGATGCGTTTGGCTTCATGACGCGCGCCGCGCTTTGGGCCGAGAAATGGAACCATCATCCCGAGTGGTTCAATGTCTACAAAACCGTACAGGTCACATTGAGCACGCATGACGTTGGCGGTCTGAGCGCTTTGGACATCAAACTGGCCCGCAAGATGAATGATCTGGCCCAAGGATAA
- the rsmD gene encoding 16S rRNA (guanine(966)-N(2))-methyltransferase RsmD: protein MRIIGGAFRGRKLASVGKGDDAARLRPTSDRVRESLFNVLMSRFSARVEGVAVLDIFAGTGALGLEALSRGAGNVTFVENGRVAQRILRQNIALCGVETDAKLISRDACKLGASDDPFDLIFLDPPYGKGLGEAAMKAAISGGWLSEDALVIWEEGGAVTVPEGLTQLDERSYGDTVIRILERS, encoded by the coding sequence GTGAGGATCATTGGCGGCGCATTCCGTGGCCGCAAACTGGCCTCTGTTGGCAAGGGCGATGACGCTGCGCGTTTGCGCCCCACTTCAGACCGCGTTCGCGAAAGTCTGTTCAATGTGCTGATGTCCCGGTTTTCCGCCCGGGTCGAGGGCGTCGCGGTGCTGGATATCTTTGCCGGGACAGGGGCGCTCGGGCTTGAGGCTTTGTCGCGGGGCGCGGGCAACGTGACCTTTGTCGAAAATGGCCGTGTGGCACAACGCATCTTGCGTCAGAACATTGCGCTCTGCGGTGTTGAGACGGACGCAAAACTCATCTCGCGCGATGCTTGCAAGCTTGGTGCGTCTGATGACCCGTTTGACCTGATCTTTCTGGACCCGCCTTATGGCAAGGGGCTGGGAGAGGCCGCCATGAAAGCGGCAATCTCGGGCGGATGGCTGTCTGAGGACGCGCTTGTTATCTGGGAAGAAGGTGGTGCTGTTACGGTGCCCGAAGGTTTGACGCAGCTGGATGAGCGCAGTTATGGCGACACGGTGATCCGTATTCTTGAGCGTAGCTAG
- a CDS encoding FAD-dependent monooxygenase — protein sequence MAQPQDIVIVGGGLTGPALALALAQAGQSVTIIDSLPQTVRKNAGFDGRSYALALASVRLLSGIGIWDSVAENAQPMLEIKVTDGRAGEGAAPFFLHFDHAEIEEGPMGHMLEDRYLRRAFLDAMKVHPAITQVTDTVVAQEADAKGVRLALASGKTLDARLLIGSDGRTSGTAQRAGISRTGWQYGQTALVAAIEHELPHHGIAHQFFMPPGPLAILPLPGNVSSIVWSETAETAARFAALSDAEFMEVLRPRFGDFLGDISLRGKRYTYPLGLSLANSFVAERVALIGDAAHGLHPIAGQGLNAGLRDVGALAQVISDATRRGEDFAAPDVLARYQQWRRFDTTTLALTTDLTNRLFSNDNPFLRFARDLGMGAINKMPALRRGFIREAAGLTGDLPDLMKG from the coding sequence ATGGCACAGCCGCAGGATATCGTGATTGTCGGAGGAGGTCTTACCGGCCCCGCACTGGCTTTGGCCTTGGCACAGGCCGGGCAAAGCGTGACGATCATAGACAGCCTGCCCCAGACCGTGCGCAAGAATGCCGGGTTCGATGGTCGCTCTTATGCTTTGGCACTGGCGTCTGTTCGGCTCTTGTCTGGCATAGGCATCTGGGACTCCGTGGCCGAAAACGCCCAACCGATGCTTGAAATCAAGGTCACAGATGGGCGCGCTGGCGAAGGGGCGGCACCGTTCTTCCTGCATTTCGATCATGCCGAGATCGAAGAAGGCCCGATGGGGCATATGCTGGAAGACCGCTATTTGCGGCGCGCGTTTCTGGACGCGATGAAGGTACACCCCGCGATCACGCAGGTCACCGACACAGTCGTGGCGCAAGAGGCGGATGCCAAGGGCGTGCGTTTGGCACTTGCCTCAGGCAAAACGCTGGATGCGCGTTTGCTGATCGGGTCTGACGGGCGCACATCCGGCACGGCACAGCGCGCCGGCATTTCGCGCACCGGCTGGCAGTATGGCCAGACCGCCCTGGTCGCGGCCATCGAACATGAGTTGCCGCACCACGGCATAGCGCATCAGTTCTTCATGCCCCCCGGACCGCTCGCAATTCTGCCGCTTCCCGGCAATGTCAGCTCAATTGTGTGGTCCGAAACAGCCGAAACAGCCGCGCGTTTCGCGGCCCTCTCCGATGCCGAATTTATGGAGGTCCTGCGCCCTCGTTTTGGTGATTTTCTCGGCGATATCTCACTGCGCGGCAAACGCTACACTTATCCCCTTGGCCTCAGCCTCGCCAACAGTTTCGTGGCTGAACGTGTGGCCCTCATTGGCGATGCGGCGCATGGGTTGCACCCGATTGCCGGTCAGGGCCTCAATGCCGGACTGCGCGACGTCGGAGCCTTGGCACAGGTTATTTCCGACGCTACCCGGCGAGGTGAGGATTTCGCCGCGCCGGATGTTCTGGCCCGGTATCAGCAATGGCGGCGGTTTGACACCACCACGCTGGCCCTGACGACGGACCTGACCAATCGTCTGTTTTCCAACGATAACCCGTTTTTGCGCTTTGCCCGTGATCTAGGCATGGGCGCGATCAACAAAATGCCCGCCCTGCGGCGCGGATTCATCCGAGAGGCGGCGGGACTGACGGGCGATTTGCCAGACCTGATGAAAGGCTAG
- a CDS encoding RidA family protein — protein sequence MGKFESKLAEMGVTLPDAPAPAANYVPYVQVGDMLYVSGQLPKDGDTLMIGKLGDDMDVATGAKAARVCAINLLAQVKAACGGDLDRLQRVVKLGGFVNSTDDFKDQPAVINGASDFIGEALGDVGKHARAAVSSPALPFGVAVEIEGVFQIK from the coding sequence ATGGGCAAATTTGAGAGCAAACTGGCAGAGATGGGGGTCACGCTTCCTGATGCGCCTGCACCGGCAGCCAATTATGTGCCTTATGTTCAGGTAGGCGACATGCTCTATGTGTCAGGTCAGCTGCCAAAAGATGGTGACACGCTCATGATTGGGAAGCTGGGGGATGACATGGATGTCGCCACGGGTGCGAAGGCCGCGCGGGTTTGTGCCATAAATTTGCTGGCCCAGGTTAAGGCGGCCTGCGGCGGTGATCTTGACCGGCTGCAACGGGTCGTCAAGCTGGGTGGCTTTGTCAACTCCACCGATGATTTCAAAGATCAGCCCGCCGTGATCAACGGCGCATCAGACTTTATCGGCGAAGCACTGGGCGACGTTGGCAAACATGCCCGCGCCGCGGTGTCGTCTCCGGCACTGCCCTTTGGTGTGGCGGTCGAAATCGAAGGCGTGTTTCAGATCAAATGA
- a CDS encoding amidase: MQDWLKMSAADLGRGIEAGEIGPVALTETYLAAIDAHPERDRIYSVVTHDRARAEAKAAEDRAKAGLRLGPLDGVPISWKDLFDTAGAATEAGSKLLEGRVPGKDAEVLRNATAAGLVCLGKTHMSELAFSGLGLNPMTATSPNINDPKAVPGGSSSGAASSVAFDLAACGIGSDTGGSVRIPSAWNDLVGLKTTSGRMSLNGVVPLCARFDTVGPLSRSVEDCALMLAALEGGKAADLHAVSLQGMRFAVLQTVAMDDVRDAPLKGFEEAVERLRAAGASIEPIEAPEVAEAMPLSGVLFTSEAYGTWGDVIEASPDKMFAPILERFRSGKEFRAADYVAAWRKLDALRNAWNSRVAGFDAVLLPTAPILPPNVERLMTDEDYYVTENLLSLRNTRIGNLMGLCAVSMPTGVPSCGLMLFGKPFEEEHLLRVARAAELALG, encoded by the coding sequence ATGCAGGACTGGCTGAAAATGAGCGCTGCGGATTTGGGTCGTGGGATTGAGGCTGGTGAGATCGGCCCAGTGGCTCTGACCGAGACGTATCTGGCGGCGATTGACGCGCATCCCGAGCGTGACCGCATCTATTCCGTGGTGACCCATGACCGCGCCCGCGCCGAAGCTAAGGCCGCCGAAGATCGGGCCAAGGCAGGGCTGCGTCTGGGGCCTCTCGATGGTGTGCCGATCAGTTGGAAAGACCTTTTTGACACGGCGGGTGCGGCAACAGAGGCGGGCAGCAAACTGTTGGAAGGGCGCGTGCCGGGCAAAGATGCAGAGGTTTTGCGCAACGCCACAGCCGCAGGTCTGGTGTGTCTTGGCAAAACCCATATGAGCGAATTGGCGTTTTCCGGCCTGGGCCTGAATCCGATGACCGCCACGTCACCCAACATCAATGATCCCAAGGCCGTTCCGGGCGGCTCCTCCTCCGGGGCGGCGTCGAGCGTCGCCTTTGATCTTGCGGCCTGTGGTATTGGCTCGGACACGGGCGGCTCTGTGCGCATACCCTCGGCCTGGAATGATCTGGTCGGTTTGAAAACCACATCCGGGCGCATGTCGCTCAATGGTGTGGTGCCGCTCTGCGCGCGGTTTGACACGGTTGGACCTTTGTCACGTTCGGTCGAGGACTGTGCGTTGATGTTGGCAGCGCTAGAGGGTGGTAAGGCGGCGGATTTGCACGCTGTCTCGTTACAGGGGATGCGGTTCGCTGTGCTGCAGACCGTTGCGATGGATGATGTGCGCGATGCCCCTCTCAAAGGGTTCGAAGAGGCCGTTGAGCGGCTTCGCGCGGCAGGTGCCAGCATTGAACCCATCGAAGCGCCCGAAGTGGCGGAGGCCATGCCGCTTTCCGGTGTGCTCTTCACCTCCGAAGCCTATGGCACCTGGGGCGATGTGATCGAGGCCAGCCCGGACAAGATGTTTGCCCCGATTTTGGAGCGGTTCCGCTCGGGCAAAGAGTTCCGTGCGGCCGACTATGTTGCGGCCTGGCGCAAGCTGGATGCACTGCGCAATGCATGGAATAGCCGCGTTGCAGGGTTCGATGCGGTCCTCCTGCCCACCGCTCCGATCCTGCCGCCCAATGTCGAGCGATTGATGACGGATGAAGACTATTACGTGACTGAAAACCTTCTGTCCCTGCGCAACACGCGCATTGGCAATTTGATGGGGCTGTGCGCTGTGTCCATGCCGACCGGTGTGCCAAGCTGCGGACTTATGCTCTTTGGCAAACCGTTTGAGGAAGAGCATCTGCTGCGTGTGGCGCGGGCCGCCGAGCTGGCGCTGGGCTAG
- a CDS encoding HlyD family type I secretion periplasmic adaptor subunit produces MTLAKRTSWSVRRPLYIGAVTVVMLLGGFGAWAVLTTISGAIVAEGRIEVDQNRQVVQHPDGGVVAMLEVDEGDFVVAGDVLLRLDPTALRSQLSITESQLFELMARRGRLEAERDEASGITFDPLLQQVALEDVDVTGLLQGQTRLLAAREETTAQEITQLEKQRRQIADQITGLTAQATALQEQLDLIDVELANQQALLDQGLAQATRVLSLQRERAGLSGQMGELAAQVAQAEGRMTEIDIEVLQLGAQRREEAIATLRDQQYRELELLEERRALTERLDRLDIRAPVSGIIYDLQVFALRSVVRPADPILYIVPQDRPLIINARVEPIHIDKLYLGQDVILRFSALDQRRTPELTGQVMQISADAFEEEGTHRSYYRAEIELSEGEQARLPQDVTLIPGMPVEAFIRTEDRTPLAYLVKPLSDYFSKAFRE; encoded by the coding sequence ATGACCTTAGCCAAGCGCACTTCCTGGTCCGTGCGGCGGCCTCTATACATCGGTGCAGTGACTGTCGTCATGCTTTTGGGTGGGTTTGGAGCCTGGGCGGTTTTGACGACCATATCGGGGGCGATTGTCGCCGAAGGGCGGATAGAGGTCGACCAGAATCGGCAAGTGGTGCAACACCCGGATGGCGGTGTTGTGGCCATGCTCGAAGTCGACGAAGGCGATTTCGTCGTCGCAGGCGATGTGCTGTTGCGGCTTGATCCAACCGCGCTGCGGTCGCAGCTTTCTATCACCGAAAGCCAGCTTTTTGAATTGATGGCGCGACGTGGGCGACTTGAGGCCGAGCGTGACGAGGCGTCCGGGATCACATTTGACCCTCTGCTGCAACAGGTTGCTCTGGAAGATGTTGATGTCACGGGACTTTTGCAGGGGCAAACCCGATTGCTTGCAGCGCGTGAAGAAACAACTGCGCAAGAGATAACGCAGCTTGAGAAACAAAGGCGGCAGATCGCGGATCAGATCACCGGCCTGACGGCGCAGGCGACCGCTTTGCAAGAACAGCTTGATCTGATCGATGTTGAACTGGCCAACCAACAAGCCTTGTTGGATCAAGGTCTGGCGCAGGCAACACGCGTTTTGTCGCTGCAACGTGAAAGGGCAGGGCTGTCGGGACAAATGGGCGAATTGGCGGCGCAGGTGGCCCAGGCCGAAGGGCGGATGACCGAGATTGATATCGAAGTGTTGCAATTGGGTGCGCAACGGCGCGAAGAGGCCATCGCGACTTTGCGAGATCAACAATACCGCGAACTGGAGCTTTTGGAAGAGCGTCGTGCGCTGACCGAACGGCTGGACCGGCTGGATATTCGCGCCCCGGTGTCCGGGATCATTTATGACCTTCAGGTTTTCGCCCTGCGGTCCGTTGTTCGGCCTGCAGATCCTATCCTCTATATTGTGCCGCAAGATCGCCCGTTGATCATCAACGCGCGGGTTGAGCCCATCCACATCGACAAGCTCTACCTCGGTCAGGATGTCATCCTGCGCTTTTCGGCGCTCGACCAAAGACGCACGCCGGAACTCACCGGGCAGGTGATGCAGATATCGGCCGATGCGTTCGAAGAGGAAGGCACACATCGCAGCTATTACCGGGCCGAAATCGAACTCAGTGAAGGAGAGCAGGCTCGCCTGCCCCAAGATGTGACCCTGATCCCCGGCATGCCGGTCGAGGCGTTTATCCGCACGGAAGACCGCACGCCGCTGGCCTATCTGGTCAAACCGCTCAGCGACTATTTCTCCAAAGCATTTCGAGAGTAA
- a CDS encoding peroxiredoxin, which translates to MTLSTGDKLPEASLLQLGADGPEAVTLSEKTNGRKVVIFAVPGAYTPTCHSAHVPSFIRTKDALAAKGVDEIICVSVNDPFTMKAWGEATGATDAGITMLSDADSSFTKAIGMNFDAPPAGLFGRSMRYAMVVEDGAVTVLNAEESPGVCETSAGETILDAL; encoded by the coding sequence ATGACCCTTTCCACTGGCGACAAACTTCCCGAAGCTTCTTTATTGCAACTGGGCGCGGATGGCCCCGAAGCCGTCACCCTTTCGGAGAAAACCAATGGCCGCAAGGTGGTGATCTTTGCGGTGCCCGGCGCGTATACGCCCACCTGCCACTCCGCCCATGTGCCCAGCTTTATCCGCACCAAAGACGCGCTGGCCGCCAAAGGCGTGGATGAAATCATCTGCGTGTCGGTGAATGACCCGTTCACCATGAAAGCCTGGGGCGAGGCCACGGGGGCAACGGATGCTGGCATCACCATGCTCAGCGACGCGGATTCCAGTTTCACCAAAGCCATCGGTATGAATTTCGACGCGCCCCCGGCTGGCCTATTTGGCCGATCTATGCGCTATGCGATGGTTGTTGAAGATGGCGCGGTGACCGTGCTCAACGCCGAAGAAAGCCCCGGTGTATGCGAGACATCCGCAGGCGAGACCATTCTCGACGCGCTTTGA
- a CDS encoding GNAT family N-acetyltransferase — translation MDGGSVIVSVCDSLAQIRAEDWDACACPEAADGRPDDPFTTYRFLKALEDSRSVGVGTGWQAQYLTAEMDGQVIACAPLYAKSHSQGEYIFDHNWAHAYERAGGRYFPKLQLAVPFTPVTGRRFLTRPGYERAGQEALVQAAVQLADRHSLSSLHVTFCTEVERENGSQMGLLPRTTQQFHWLNKGYQSFDDFLASLSSRKRKNIRKERAQAQGCSVEIVQLTGDQIKPAHWEYIWTFYQDTGARKWGMPYLTRAFFDIAHDILRDDILLVLALLDGEPVAGALNMIGRGALFGRYWGCTAHYPAMHFELCYYQAIDYAIANGLSRVEAGAQGEHKLARGYLPVETHSLHWFRDPSFGDAVARYLDAERQAVSEDIEILTAYGPFKRAHVEEQE, via the coding sequence ATGGACGGCGGATCAGTCATCGTTAGCGTCTGCGACAGCCTCGCCCAGATCCGGGCCGAGGACTGGGACGCCTGCGCCTGCCCCGAGGCTGCGGACGGGCGGCCAGATGATCCTTTCACGACCTACAGGTTTCTCAAAGCCCTGGAAGACAGCCGGTCGGTGGGCGTCGGCACCGGGTGGCAAGCGCAGTATCTTACGGCTGAAATGGACGGGCAGGTGATTGCCTGCGCGCCGCTTTATGCCAAGTCACACAGCCAGGGCGAATATATTTTTGACCACAACTGGGCGCATGCCTATGAGCGCGCCGGAGGGCGATATTTCCCAAAGTTACAACTGGCGGTGCCGTTCACTCCGGTCACTGGGCGACGATTTCTGACGCGACCGGGGTATGAGCGAGCTGGACAAGAGGCGTTGGTGCAGGCAGCGGTGCAGTTGGCGGACCGGCACAGCCTGTCATCCTTGCATGTCACGTTCTGCACCGAAGTCGAGCGGGAGAATGGCAGTCAGATGGGTCTTCTGCCCCGCACCACGCAGCAGTTTCACTGGCTCAACAAGGGCTATCAAAGCTTTGATGACTTCCTCGCCTCGCTCAGCTCGCGCAAACGCAAGAATATCCGCAAAGAACGCGCCCAAGCCCAAGGCTGCAGCGTTGAGATCGTGCAGTTGACCGGTGATCAGATCAAGCCCGCGCATTGGGAGTATATCTGGACCTTTTACCAGGATACCGGTGCGCGGAAATGGGGCATGCCCTATCTGACGCGCGCGTTCTTTGACATTGCGCATGACATTCTGCGCGACGATATTCTGTTGGTGCTGGCGCTGCTTGACGGTGAACCAGTCGCCGGGGCTTTGAACATGATCGGGCGCGGTGCCTTGTTCGGACGCTACTGGGGCTGCACGGCGCATTATCCGGCGATGCATTTTGAGCTGTGCTATTATCAGGCGATCGACTACGCGATTGCGAACGGCTTGTCGCGTGTCGAAGCGGGCGCGCAAGGGGAGCACAAGCTAGCGCGCGGATATCTTCCGGTCGAGACGCACTCTTTGCACTGGTTCCGCGATCCGTCTTTCGGGGATGCCGTTGCCCGATACTTGGACGCGGAGCGGCAGGCGGTGTCAGAGGATATCGAAATTCTGACGGCCTATGGCCCGTTCAAAAGAGCACATGTGGAGGAACAGGAATGA
- a CDS encoding HAL/PAL/TAL family ammonia-lyase encodes MQPLRLSGRGLSPEALEIATHGLCKLEISDKGLARMAEARALVDRAVAEGTPVYGVTTGLGARATEVLDAGTLANFSRQTLEGRAQDMGAPLAPETVRATLIVRLNTMLLGHSGARPEVAEFLAQVINAGLTPEVGSLGSIGAGDLVINAAMGRTLLGEGEMRGNEGVRPSRDALKDFGLTPLDPAPRDGLALANHSGYSAALAAMTLAKATRVYGATQAAAALSLEAFRANLGPFEDRVLAVKPLPGQGKAAAHLRELLDGSSLWVPGAARRLQDPLSFRNIPQIHGGLETALAHLRQVVEIELNGSSDNPITLAEDEDILSCGGYHTTELALAAEGVSRAWQHVAMGQVARIARMMEPELTGLLLFLAKPDSGSNGFAPLLKVVEALAAEITQAAQPVPVWPSINARGVEDALSAGSATLNALSRSVEMAAKLSAIELVVAAQGVDFRETSQELGGPMRDWHARVRRHVAPLGCDRPLGREIDALSEALHSFTSPEAK; translated from the coding sequence ATGCAACCGCTGCGTCTTTCTGGTCGGGGTTTGTCGCCCGAGGCGCTAGAGATCGCGACGCATGGGCTGTGCAAACTTGAGATCAGCGACAAGGGACTTGCGCGCATGGCTGAGGCGCGCGCTTTGGTTGACAGGGCCGTCGCCGAGGGCACGCCTGTTTACGGCGTGACAACCGGGTTGGGCGCGCGGGCCACAGAGGTGCTGGACGCAGGCACATTGGCCAACTTCTCGCGCCAGACGTTGGAGGGCAGGGCGCAGGACATGGGCGCGCCTCTTGCGCCGGAGACAGTGCGCGCCACCCTGATTGTGCGACTCAACACGATGCTCTTGGGTCACAGCGGCGCACGTCCCGAAGTGGCGGAGTTTCTGGCGCAGGTGATCAACGCAGGTCTGACGCCAGAGGTTGGATCGCTGGGGTCCATTGGTGCGGGTGATCTGGTGATCAATGCCGCGATGGGGCGGACCTTGCTGGGCGAAGGTGAGATGCGAGGCAATGAAGGTGTTCGGCCTTCCCGCGACGCCCTGAAAGACTTTGGTCTGACACCGCTTGATCCAGCTCCGCGCGATGGTTTGGCCCTTGCCAATCACAGCGGGTATTCTGCGGCACTCGCGGCGATGACCCTTGCGAAAGCCACGCGGGTTTACGGCGCAACACAGGCTGCTGCAGCCCTCTCGCTGGAAGCGTTCCGCGCCAATCTCGGGCCGTTTGAAGATCGTGTACTTGCGGTCAAGCCATTGCCAGGACAGGGCAAGGCCGCAGCACATTTGCGAGAGTTATTGGATGGCAGTTCCCTATGGGTGCCGGGCGCGGCTCGACGGTTGCAGGATCCGCTGTCCTTTCGCAATATTCCGCAAATTCACGGCGGTTTGGAAACCGCACTGGCGCATCTGCGGCAGGTCGTTGAGATCGAGCTGAACGGGTCCAGCGACAACCCCATAACGCTGGCCGAAGACGAAGACATCCTGTCCTGCGGCGGCTATCACACCACCGAACTTGCACTTGCCGCCGAGGGCGTGAGCCGTGCTTGGCAACATGTGGCCATGGGGCAGGTCGCGCGCATCGCGCGCATGATGGAGCCAGAGCTTACCGGTTTGCTGCTTTTCCTCGCCAAGCCAGACAGCGGGTCAAATGGTTTTGCGCCGCTCTTGAAAGTGGTCGAGGCACTGGCGGCAGAAATAACACAAGCCGCACAGCCCGTGCCGGTTTGGCCCAGCATAAATGCGCGCGGTGTTGAAGATGCGCTCAGCGCAGGATCAGCGACGCTCAATGCCTTGTCGCGTAGTGTTGAAATGGCTGCTAAATTGTCTGCTATTGAACTGGTTGTCGCTGCGCAAGGTGTTGATTTCAGGGAAACTTCCCAAGAACTTGGTGGTCCGATGCGAGACTGGCATGCCCGTGTCCGCCGCCATGTTGCACCGCTTGGTTGTGATCGCCCTCTGGGTAGAGAGATCGACGCGCTGTCAGAAGCGTTGCACAGTTTCACGAGTCCCGAAGCTAAGTAA
- a CDS encoding NAD(P)/FAD-dependent oxidoreductase, with protein MSGIVVIGAGQAGSSLVAKLRMLGHEGAVTLIGAEPVPPYQRPPLSKKYLLGEMELERLYLRPERFYDENDIALRLGEEVTGIDLTAKMISLGNETLVYDQLVLTTGSAPRRLPASIGGALEGVYVVRDLQDVDAMAPEFKPSARVLIVGGGYIGLEAAAVAASKGLNVILVEMADRILQRVAAPETSDYFRALHQGHGVEIVEGVGLETLLGEGHVSGARLSDGRQLDVDFVIVGVGITPDTRLAEAAGIEIDNGIKVDALGQTSVEGIWAAGDCASFPHDQGRLRLESVPNAIDMAECVAENLLGAGKAYVPQPWFWSDQYGVKLQIAGLNTGYDRVITRQAENGVSFWYFKGDTLLAVDAANDARAYMVGKRLIDSGKTADADVVADPDADLKALLRA; from the coding sequence ATGTCGGGAATCGTTGTCATCGGCGCGGGGCAGGCGGGAAGTTCGCTTGTCGCCAAACTGCGCATGCTTGGGCATGAAGGTGCTGTCACATTGATTGGTGCCGAACCTGTCCCGCCCTATCAACGCCCGCCCTTGTCCAAGAAGTATCTGCTGGGGGAGATGGAGTTGGAGCGGCTCTATCTGCGGCCAGAGAGATTTTATGATGAGAATGATATCGCTCTGAGATTGGGCGAAGAAGTGACAGGCATAGATCTTACCGCGAAGATGATTTCTCTGGGGAACGAGACGCTTGTCTATGATCAGCTTGTTCTGACCACTGGGTCCGCACCGCGCCGGTTGCCGGCCTCCATCGGCGGGGCGCTGGAGGGAGTTTACGTTGTGCGGGATTTGCAGGATGTCGATGCCATGGCACCCGAATTCAAACCTAGTGCACGGGTTTTGATTGTGGGCGGCGGATATATCGGCCTTGAGGCGGCAGCTGTGGCGGCAAGTAAAGGCCTCAACGTGATTTTGGTTGAGATGGCCGATCGCATTTTGCAGCGCGTGGCGGCACCCGAAACATCCGACTATTTTCGGGCGCTGCATCAGGGGCACGGCGTTGAGATCGTCGAGGGCGTGGGCCTTGAGACGCTCTTGGGCGAAGGTCACGTCAGCGGCGCAAGATTGAGCGATGGGCGTCAACTGGACGTCGACTTTGTCATCGTTGGCGTGGGTATCACCCCGGACACCAGGCTGGCTGAGGCGGCGGGTATCGAGATTGACAATGGGATCAAGGTCGATGCTCTGGGTCAAACCAGTGTTGAGGGCATCTGGGCGGCGGGAGATTGCGCGTCTTTCCCGCATGATCAGGGGCGCTTGCGGTTGGAAAGCGTGCCCAATGCCATTGATATGGCCGAATGCGTGGCTGAAAACCTGTTGGGCGCGGGCAAAGCCTATGTGCCGCAGCCTTGGTTCTGGTCGGATCAATATGGCGTGAAACTGCAGATTGCCGGGCTGAACACCGGCTATGATCGTGTAATCACGCGCCAGGCGGAGAACGGCGTGTCTTTCTGGTACTTCAAAGGTGACACTCTCTTGGCCGTGGATGCCGCCAATGACGCGCGGGCCTATATGGTGGGCAAGCGGTTGATCGACAGTGGCAAGACGGCGGATGCGGATGTGGTGGCTGATCCCGATGCTGATCTCAAGGCGCTGTTGCGCGCGTGA